GTGCGGCCAGGTCATCACGGACGCTAACAGTCCGATAAGAGGCGATCCGACTGCAAAAACATGCAGGTGGCTGTCCAGGGCGCGTCGGGCGGTTTCCGAAATCACCGTATCGCCTATGCCCAGTTCAGCGGCGCGCCATCGGTTTGGTTTGAGTACGACTAAATAGCGGCGGAGTAGCGGCGTCGCGCTGTAGCCCAGCCAGAGGAACAGGACGCCGAACTGGAGCGCCCACCGCGCGGCGGGTTCAGCGTGCTCTGGTACAGTCGCAACGGAATCGATACTTATGGAGATGACCAGCCACCCGCCGATCGCCGAGAGCCACAGAAGCAGCCGCCACCCCCTGTAGAAATAGACCGCCGTGCTGCCGGCGATCACGAGACAGGTATAGACCACCAACCCCGGAATGTTGGCGGAACCGGTGTAGAGCATGAACGGTGTGCCGAGGCCGCCGAGTGTGCCGACCAGCGAGAAGATGGCATCGTCCTGTTTCAGCGCGATGAAAAACGCCAGGGCAGTGACCGTCACCATAAGCGCGAAGGCGACGGGATGAGATACCAGCTCGAACAGTTGAAACGCCGAAAAGTCAGTGATATAGAACGTAGCGATAGATCCGCCCAGCAGAAGTCGTGACAGATGTCGTCGCTGTGAGTACAGCCGCCAGCCGAAAACAAACAGTACGACTCCCAGGCCTATACCGATAAAATGCCTGACCGGCGGAGTGAGCCAGCCCTGGTCGATCGAGTACTTGAACAGGAACGCCAGCCCGAACAAGAGCAGGCCGATTCCCACGCGACTGAGCCAGTATTCGCTCCGGCGCATGTGCTCGGGGAGTTCGAAGCCCTTACGGGCGGGCCCGGGTATCGGCGTGATTTGGCGAGGGGTGGATGTTGTCTCTGCGGGCGAGGGTGGTGGCGGTGCGGGCGGAGCGGCATCTGGTACAATGCGCCGCAGCAGTTGTCGTATCTCCGCCAGTTCGCGTTCGAGTGCGGCTACGCGGTCGTGAATGTTGTGGTCATCCTGACTTTCCATCCGGCAGCACCTTTCGCCTCATGTCCTCTGCCCGGCAGATGCCCTCATCTGCCGCGCCTGAATCACATCACACTGATCAGCGCTGAAAGTACTATGAAAAGTACCGGCGCGAGTCCGCTGAACAACAGACCGAGCTTGAGTATTCTCGGAGCGACCTCTGGTGTGTCTTGTCGAGAAATGAATCGCCAAGCAAGTTCCGCCATCCATCCCAGCGTGAAGCAAATGTTGATTACCACCACAAACATCACCGCACTGAGAACAGGACTATCTAGTTCAGCGCCGGTAGCAGGGATCATCAATACGATCGCCCCTGCGACAGCCCAAATGCAGCCCGCAATTATAGTATAGGCAGGACGTCGTGCTTCCCACCATGCTACAATCTGATACCAACTGCGACCAACTTGCGGAACGGCTGTAAACTTTTGCCAAGACTCACAGAGTGTCATGAGTGTAGTATTCACTGTCGACTTTCTAGATTGACTACCCTCTACATCCTCTCCACACACCCCGCAATCAGCGCCCGGAGTTTCGGCTCGGCCTCGGCGGCGACCTTCAGCACCGACTCGATCGAACAGGGATGCATGTTATCCGCGAGCCCCATGTCCGTGATTATCGAAAACGCCAACACTTTTGTCCCCTGATGATGCGCCGCCATCACCTCCGGCACGGTCGACATCCCTACCGCGTCGCCGCCAAGTATCCGAAACATCCGATACTCCGCCCCCGTCTCCAAATTCGGCCCGCTCACTGCGATATAAACCCCCTCCTGAAGTCTGAGCTTCTGCTCCAGAGCCAGCTCGCGCGCCATCTTTATGTAGTTGCGGTCGTAGACCTCGAAGCAGTCAGGGAAGCGTAGCCCCCACTTGTCATCGTTATCGCCGATCAGCGGATTGCCCGGCAGGAAATTGACATGGTCGGTGATCATCATGATGTCGCCCTCGCGGTATTTCGGATTCAGCCCGCCGGCGGCATTTGACGCAATCAATGAATGGATACCGAGTTGCTTCATCACTCGTATAGGAAACGCGATCTGGCGGAACGAGTACCCCTCATAATAATGGAACCGCCCCTGCATACAGACGACATCTTTGCCGCGCAAACGTCCGAATAGAAGCCGTCCGTGGTGAGATTCGACTGTCGAGGTCGGAAAGTGTGGGATGTCCTCATATTCCACCGCTCCCTCCAATTTCATGCCGTCGACCAATGTCCCCAGTCCGGTGCCGAGTATAATACCTATTTGCGGTTTGAGCGTGACCTTCGCGGTGATGAACCGCACAGCCTCATCGAGTTTGCGGTGAATTTCCGCCCAGGTCTGCATGCCGTCGTTGTTCATGGTTGAATGTCCGCTTTCTGCGTTGGGATTACCTACAAGTCGCGCGGAATATAAGCTGGTCGTCGCCGCAGAACAGGCAAAAAAAGGCCGGACCCTTTGGGAGTTATGCGGTCCGGCCTTTCGTGTAAGCGGCGGGTAAGAACTAATTCTTCGCGGCCCGGTTCATTTCTTCTTCGAACCTCGCAGCAACTTCGTCAAGCTCATCGGCCAGCCTGTCCGGGCTGAGCGGCAGTTTGGTGCTGTCGGACGGTCCAAAGCCGCCACGGGGGTTCGGCTCGGTGACCGCAGCCGCCTTGCCCTTCGCCACCACGACCTTGTCGGTGGAGCGCTCATCTTCGATATCACCATCCTTGGCGATAAACCCGGCTGGAATGTCCTCCGCGACCAGGTTGGTCTCCACCACGGTGCCGAGCGCCGGTGTGGGCGGCGCGGGCGGCGTGACCGGTACGGCCTGTTCCATCGCCTTGCGAGCGGCTACCCGCTTGTACGTTTCGAGCGCTACCGCCAGTTCAGGGTCGATTGTCTCGCCGACCGACTGGCTGATACTATCGTCCTGGATGGCATCTTTGAGCTTCGCCGCCAAATGCTCGTCGACCCGCCCCGAGGTGCCGTTATCTGTCTCTTCCGCAACCGGTACCGCAGCAGCAGGCGCGGCCGCGACTATATCGGTAGTTTGCGGAGCAACCGCTTCCTTTTTCTCGGTGGCGATATCTGTCGAATCGGTGACCTTCACCTGCTCATCGTGCTCTGGCCTGGCGACATCGCCGCTGTCGATCTCGTTTATCAGATCCAGGTGGGACTGGATCAAGCTGCGTATTTTGGACAAATATGACTTCTTGGTCAGGCCGAGCCGGGTGATCCGTGTTTCAATCTCCGAGATTTCCCTGGTCCGGTTGACTACTATCGATTCAGCATCCTGCTTGGCCTTGGTGATCAGCATGGCCGCTTCCTGTTTGGCGTTGGCCATGGTCAGGTCGGCGTTGCGGCGGGCGTCGATAGCCGCGTTCTTGATCGTGTCCTCGAATTGCTTGAGACCCGCCAATTGACTCCTGAGTGATTCGGCCTCGATAGTGAGTCTGAGGTTCTGCTGCTTGAGTTCGTCCAGCGCGGCTGCGACCTGGTTGATAAAACCGTCAACTTCGGCCTTATCGTACCCGCGCATCTGGCTGCGGAATTCGTAACCGCGGATATCGTTCGGGGAAAGATCCATGACAACCCACCTGCTTACTGGTTTCCTCTTACGGCCATTGATCCGGGCGGCAGGCTTCCGCGGCCCGGAGCCGTTTCAAAACGGTACACAGTTGTTATCGAACCATTGCGGGAAAACCTTAGCGCCCGGGGGCGAAAAAAAGGCCACCGCCAGGCAGCGGCAGAGCCGGTAGGTCACGCGGACTCGACGCGTGACTTTGTTCTATCCTACGGCCACAAGGCCGTCACCCTCGGCCACGACCGAGGGTCCAGTTGTGTTCGCCGGTCACTGACTCGATGCCTAAACCCGCCTACGCAGCGAAACGTTGATGAAACGCAAAAGACGGGCAGACGAGGACCCCGGATCGAGTCCGGGGCAGGCTCTGCCGCGCACAAAACTCGACGCGTGACATTGTAGCATTTGGGAAACCTCAGGCCTCAAGTCGGCCTGACCTACAGTCCGGTCTGCCCTCACCCCTCCCGCGCGCCGAATAGCGCCGTGCCCACCCGGATCATGGTCGAACCCTCGGCGATCGCGAGCGGATAATCGTCGGTCATCCCCATCGACAGCGTGTCGAACCCCCCGCCCACTATGTCCTGCCCCCGCTTGAAAAGCTCGCGACAGGCGCGGAAAGTCTCGCGGATGCGGTCTTGATTGTCGGTCAACGGGCCGATAGTCATCAGCCCCGTCAGCTTAATGGCGGGCAGGGCACTGACTTGCCGAATCAGTTCTAACGCGCTCTCCGGCGCCACCCCGGATTTGGACTCCTCGCCCGACGAATTCACCTGCACCAGGCATTCGATAATCCGACCGAACTCTTCGGCGCGACGGTTGATCTCCTCGGCCAACTTGAGCGAGTCGATCGACTGGATGACATCGAAAAGCATCACTGCTTTCCGAACCTTGTTGCCCTGCAGGTGCCCCACTAAGTGGAACCGTGCTATCGGGCCACATTCGGTGATTTTCGGTTCGGCGTCCTGGATACGGCTCTCGCCGATATCGTGCAGGCCGAGCGCCACCGTGGTCTGGATCACCGACGCCGGCCAGGTTTTGGTGACGGCGACAATCGTGATGTCGTCGGTGTCGCGGCCGTAGAGTTCGCAGGCCTCGGCGATTTTCCCGCGCAGTTCCATCAGGTTATTGCGGATCAGGTCTTTCATGGGACGACGGAATTATGCGCGAGCCGGGCGGTGGTGGCAAGGGGAAATGTGGGGGAGCTGGTCCGCCGCCCGCTTCAGACAGCCCCTCACTTGACATCTCCCCCCAAAATCGTAGCTTCCCCGCGTCGGCGCTGAGATCAGCGCGGCACGCAAGCGAAGAACAGAGAAGGATTATATCATGACGCCTGTCAGCAAGGATATACTCAACGCCCTCACCACCGGGATCAACTCCGAAATCGCCAGCTATGTCTTCTATCTCGAGGCCTCCAAGAAGAAAATCTCCGCCGACATCAGGCCGGTGCTCGAGGAGCTTGCGCTCGAAGAAAAGCGGCACTTCCAGATTCTCGAACGCCAGCACCATTCGCTGATCAAAAGCGAGCAGTGGATATCGCTCGCCGACGTGCTTAAATCCAAAGAGTTGCCTGAAATCAACGAGGAGATGAGCGCCGCCCACCGGCAGCTTGTCGACGAGGTCCGCAAAACGACGACAATCAAAGGGGTGCTCGATATCGCCTATCGGCTCGAGGTCGACGCGTACGAGCTGTTCATCGGCCAGGAGAAGAAGGCCGCCAGCGACGAGGGCCGGAAGATGTTCGCCGAGTTGGCCAGGTTCGAGCAGGGGCACATGCGCAAGATCGACGAGATGCGCCGCAGGTACGCTTAGACGATCGGAAACTGGAACGTAGGGCGGGTTTGCTTCAAACCCGCCACACACCGGCGGACAGGAGACTTGCAGGGCGGGACGTCGCCACGGCGAGCAGACGCTTCGGTCGCGCCATGGGCTGAGAGCGGCAGACCTCCGCTAATCGTGGGCGGCAGACCTCCCGGTCTGCCGCAGGGAAAGTCGAACGCCAATGGTGCGGTCGCGTGACCCTGCCCACAGCCCCATTCTAACCAGCATGGGGCACCGTGGACCAAAAAAGTCGAATTTTGTGGTTGCGCCGGCCTACGTTTTATTGTATACTGTCATTCAGCACGAACATCGCCGCTGATATCTCGAATACCGACAGCGAGACAGATAAAAACTTAACTCGTGGCGAGATTTCAGACAACCGAGTCTGAAATCCGCAATGCAGACGTAAATAGAAAGGTGCACCCATGTCGCATTCGGAAAAGAACGCCCCCTCGCTCGCAGGGCTCACTCTTACTGCAATGTTTCTGGTCCTCCAGCTGACCCTCAGCTGTAGCAAGAGCACTGATCCTGACACAAACAAGCCGCCGGATAACGGCCCTATCGGCATACTGCTTTCGGGAGCCGATATCGACTCCGCCTTGTCGGGTACAAGCGATCACGGTCCGTTCGCAGTACCGGAGGAAGAATGGGAAGGTGAATTTGTGACCACACGGCTCGAAGCGGTGATCAATCCCAGCGCGACCGTAGGCGCGGTCAACGCTGCTCTGAATGCGGTGGGTGCTAAGATCAGCTGTATGCGTGCGGGGCTGATGTTCACGGAGTTGGTGGTACCCGCTTTGACGTCGGTTGATGAGGCGGAAGTTCTTTGTTCAACCCTGGTGTCGTCGGAAGCCTTCCTGTCGGCGTATCCCTGTTTTGATCCGACCTCCGTTCAAGACGCAAGTATCCAACCGGGACTTCCGGCCAACCTCATCATTGATCATCTGGCCGCCGCGAAGTTTCCGGCGGCCTGGAATGTGCGAGAGCGTGTCGCGGCACTCCATTCCCCCGCAACCGTTCTTGTCGCCGATCACTTTAGATCCCTGACTCCTCACGCTGAAATTCCGGCTCAGACCTTCCCGACACAAAATGGGTCGCCGAGTCTTTTCATCGACGCTTTCGGAGTAGCAAAAGGGAATCACGGTTTCCAGGTGGCTGGCGCGATTGGAGCCAGGTTTGATGCTGTAGGGTCCACTGGCGCCTACGCTGATCCCGGTGGTCTGCTACGTTTACCGTGCATCAGCCTCAGCGGATTCGGCTCGTTACCGGCCGTAATTGCAGAACTGTCCGATCGGCTTCCGTCCAGCGGCCAGTTTATTCTCAATACCAGTATTTCGTATGCCGGGGGCTTCCAGATGTTCCCAAAGCGCCAGCGAATCGAACACGCCTTCTTCTGGCGATTCCTCACCGCAACCAAGCAGAGTCAATTCCTGCATCTACAGGCCGCGGGAAATGAGGGGTTGTCATCACCATCTTTTCCGAACGCCGACTACGCCAGCCCGTTTACGCTTTCTGCCCGGTTTGATGCGCCACTGGAGATGTTACAGGGGACGGCGGTGTCCACAAAGGACACCACCGATTTGACAACTTTGTACAGTCTCGGAATAGCCAACAATCCGCTCTTTGGCTCGCGGACAAACAATCTACTGGTTGTAGGGTCCTCATCATTGAGCGGCAGTCCGTCCGGGTTCTCAAATGCGCCTTCCGATGTCCGCATGGTGGGGGAGTGGGTTACCCTGCCCTGCATCTACGACGATTCAAAGTGCGAGCCGGGGGCGCAGGTGCCCCTTCAGGCGATCGTTTCAGGAACATCCTTTGCCACCCCGCAGGTTGCCGGTCTGGCCGCCTGGCTCTGGTCGCTGTCACCCTCTCTCACGGTAGATGAGACCATTGCCACTATTAAGAACTGCTTCAACGGAAATTGGGTCGATGCCTACAAGGCGGTGTTGTCACTCGATCACTCGATTGCCAACGCCGGCATCAGACTTTCACTTCTCGACATAGTTGATGCCAATGGACAGATGGGGAGTGACATGAAGTTTGACGAGAAGGATCTGCAGATGTTTCTGGACTCTATCATGTATTATGAGGCTGATCGTGCGTCAGTCAGCCCCCCATGGGAGAAGGATCATTCTCCTTTCGACCTCAACGGTGATGGATACACCGGGGACACCATGCTCACTCCATCGACCGCACCCTTTGACCTCGACATCAACACCCCGCCGGCGTATTCGACAGTAGACGTGATCCCCTGTGATCAACCGAGCACCGGTGACAAGACCCTGAATGAATCGGCGGTGACCGACCGCGATATTCTCCTGTACTATGCTTATTCTCCACTGTATAGTGGTGATCTCCAAATCCGCGACAGCTTGTTTGGCAAAGGGTGCTCGCCATTTACAATAGTTGAGACAACACACTTTCTGAAATACGACTTGCGGGCCTACCTCGACGCTCAATACTGGGATATCGACTCGAGTCAAGGCACATTCCTACATAAGACGCTTGCAGTCAGAGAACCAGCCTGCTTGGCAACATACGTATTCGATGTTGAGGCGACCTGCAACACATCGCTCTCCAGCGGCGTCAGTCTCACCTCCGTGGATATCACCGGTACTTCAAACTCCACCGTTACGGGAACAGCTTCCCTGGAAAATGACCTCGGAACGTCTTGCGATTACCGCGCAACTGCTAAGGCCTTCTGCTACAGTGTCGTTCACTTCACTGCAAGTGAGCAGTTGGGATTTGTTCCATTCAGGTTTGTCGTGGACGGGTCGATAGATATAGGTGACGGCAATACGGCACAGACCTACACCTATATTATGTTCCACACCGTTGATGCCAATGGCAAGCCCGATGGACCAACGTACGCCGGCTTCGACAGCCAAACGCAGTCATTTCCGTATGTACTCGACGGTACGCTAGATCCCCTGCTTCCCGGTCGGATGTACCAACTCATGATTATGACAACGGCCGCAGATGCTGTTTTCGCTCTGTCTGACCCGGGTCCCGACAGTAAGTCTGCAAATGCGATCGTATCTCTACACGTTGGACCGTAAAGGTGCGACTGTTAAGTTAAGTCAAACGCGCCTCGAATCAGTGATACTCTATTGTTTTCCAACACGTTCCACTTGTCGTGGAGTAATTGAATGTTATCGAAAACTCGAATCCTACAAAAGTTTGGGGATAGTGAGTTCCACCCCGCCATAGACTATGAAGCCCGATTTTGTCGGGCTTTTTTCTAACGGTTTAAGCAACCAATCCTCTTTTTGAACTGAGATGATACGAATCGCAAGATTGTCACTCTGTGGGATTGTAATCCTCTTGTCCCTTCGTTGTTCGATATCACTTCCCGATTCGTCGTAAGACTTGTACTTGTATTATTTTCGTCGGTGGCAGACCCCTAGTCTGCCCCAGGAAAGTCGCCATCCGCACACCCCCTCGCGCCCCCCGCCACGGCTGGGCCCGCCATCACCACCCCGAATTGACCTAAGTCATGTCCATTTAGTCCTCATTTGTCGAAATGGCCGTCAGAAAACGAAAGATTGAGGACTAAATGGCCAAAGTGCTGCGCGAAATAATCAGGATCAACGAAGAGCTCTGCGACGGGTGCGGCGATTGTATTTCGTCCTGCGCGGAGGGCGCGCTGGTGATCGTTAACGGGAAAGCGAAACTGAAGGGGGAGATCCTCTGCGACGGCGCCGGAGCCTGTATCGGCCATTGTTCCACCGGCGCGCTGACTATCGAAAAGCGGGAGTCGGAGGCGTACGATGAGGCCGCGGTGGCTTTGAATCTCGCCCGGACGCAACAGCCGTCGCGAATCCCGGTTGGCGCAGCTCACGGCGGTCAATTACCGATGGCGGCCCACGCCGGCGGATGCCCCGGGTCGGCCATGAGACAGTGGAACGACTTCCCGCCGGCATCCCCGTCAGATGTACGCGACTCCGCCCCGGCGGCGCTCACGCAGCAGCCGTCGCGGCTCCGTCAGTGGCCGGTCCAGTTGATGCTCGTGCAGCTGGACGCGCCGTTTTTCCGCAATGCCGACCTGATTATCACTGCCGATTGCGTACCGTTTGCTTTCCCCGATTTCCATCAGCGGTTCTTGAGCGGTAAAGCCCTCGTTGTAGGGTGTCCCAAGCTCGATGATCTACGGCACTACTTTGACAAGCTAACCCAGATATTCAAAGTGAGCGAATTGAAGTCGGTTGAGGTCATTAAGATGGACGTCCCCTGTTGCGGGGGGATTGCGCAGGCAGCAGTCGAAGCGCGGAAGCGGTCGCACGGCACTTTCCCGCTGACTATCACCACAATCGGCATTCGCGGCGAACTTCAGGAAAGCTACCGGGTGTAATCGCACGGAACCGACTCCCGGCGGCGGCTGTTTGGATGGCAGCGATAAGCGCTCAAAGCACTGCCAGGAGAATACCATTGAGTTCTGAACCGATCAAGATCAAGCTCATCCCCAACGGCCCGATCCGGGTAATGAACGGATCGTTCGAGATTGAGTTGTCTAACGGCACCATCATGACCAAAGAGGCTCCGTTCTCAATGTGCCGTTGCGGGAATTCCAACAACAAGCCGTTTTGCGACGGCACCCACAAGACGTGCGGTTTTCAGGGGTAGGCGGTAGTTCGCGACTCCCTGACTGACTGATTCTTAGCCTTGACCGACCTCAGACTGTCGACTGCGCCGCACGGCGGCAACGATCAGCGGAATCAACACGACCTGGGCGATTATCCCCCATATCCCGGTCAGAATCGGCCCGGCGGTCGAAAAAAACTCAACCGCGCCGTACGGCAGCTCCATAAACATCCCCAGCACGAACAATCCCAGGCCGAACATCAGCCGCCCGACTATCATGGCCGCAATCAGTGCAACATAGATATTCAGCTGAAGGCGCTGGTACGCCAGACCCGCAACCAGGCCGTAGAGAGGCAGTTCGAGCGTCATCAGGGGGACCGCATAAGTCGGCGGCATACCGGTGGTCAAGTAGCTGATGCCCGGAGCCAGCAGGCCGACCACCAGTCCGCTGTACGGGCCGACTAGAAACCCGGCGAGCAGGACAGGGAAGTGCATCGGGAGGAAGACCCGGCCGGCAATACCAAAGGCGTGCAGGCCGACCGGAAGAACAATAGCCAGGGCGAGAAAGAGTGCAGTCTGTGTGATCCAGCGAGGTTTGGAAAGTGGCGGGGCGGCTGCCGGAGTCGGGTTCACTTGATATTGACGGCCGCGGCGAGAAAGAGGCCGGGATGATCTTCGATTTCCACCCGACCGAAACCGGAGTCGGCGAACATGCGCTTCATCTCCAACTCCGACGGCAACTGGTCGTGTTTGACCACGCCTCCTTCGCGGAAGTGTATGTCGGCCAGTTCCTTCGACGAAACCAGGTGGATGATGTAGAACGGCGCGCCCGCCTTCAGCACGCGGCCGGCCTCCTTCACCGTCAGATCCTTGTGCGTGAAGTGCGGGAAGGCGGCAAAAGAAATAGCCAGATCGTAGCTGCTATCTCGAAACGGTAGGTGGGCGGCGTCAGCATCGACCACGGTCACGTTGGAAAACGGAAAGTTGCGGTGGGCTTTCTGGGCCATGCGAATGGAGAAATCGACCCCGGTCACGAGGCCGCCCGGCCCGACCCGCCGGCGGAGCATGTCAAACAGAATACCGGTGCCGCAGCCGAGATCAAGCAGGTCCATCCCGTCGGCAATCGGCAGGCGGTTGACTAGGCGATATAGCCGCTCGAGGTCCTCGGCGGTGTAGTGCAGGTCCCACTCGGCCGCGAGGCTGTCAAAAAACTCCTGGTGGGGGTCATGCATAGTTGTGGTAGATAATTGCTTGGGGAAACCTTGTCAACAGGATTTGGGGCGGGAAGGGGTGCAACAGGAGTTGACGAAACAAGGTCCGGCTGCGTATTATCGACGTTAACAACTTGCTACATCCCCGAAGATCGCATCTTCGGGTTTAACGCCTCCCTCCCTTCGGGGAGGGAGGTGTTTTTTTGCCCGTCTCCGACCTCCCAAACAATGTGACACAAAAACCAAACCAGACCTTTGCTCGCCGGTCCACCCAAGTTATATTTCAGGTTGGCTTTTGAGTCAATCTATGGGCAACAACGGCAATAAGTATAAACGCACCCAGGAAGAACTGCTCGTAAAAGGGGCGCGCGAGCATAATCTAAAGAACATCGATGTCCGCATCCCGCGCAACCGCCTGACCGTTATCACCGGCCTCTCCGGTTCCGGCAAAAGCTCGCTGGCGTTCGATACGATCTACGCCGAGGGGCAAAGGCGGTACGTCGAATCGCTCTCGGCTTACGCCCGTCAGTTTTTGGGACTGATGGAAAAGCCGGATGTCGACTTCATCGAGGGCCTCTCGCCGGCTATCTCGATCGAGCAAAAAGGGACACCCAAGAATCCGCGTTCCACTGTTGGGACGATCACTGAAATCTACGATTACCTGCGCCTGCTTTTCGCGCGGATCGGCACGCCCCACTGTGTGCAGTGCGGCCAGCCGATCACCCAGCAGACTGTCGAACAGATTGTTGATTCCGTGCTCAGTTTCGAGGAAGGCTCCCGCCTCATGGTGCTCGCGCCGTTGGTGCGAGGCAAAAAGGGCGAACACAAGGAGATCATCCAGGAGATTATCCGCGAAGGGTTCGTGCGGCTCAGGATCGACGGCGAGGTAGTCGAAGCTGACCCGGAAATCGATCTCGACAAGAAAAAGAAGCATACGGTCGAGGCAGTGGTAGATCGACTGGTCGTCAAGCAGGGCTCCAAAGGGCGGCTGGCCGACTCGGTGGAGACGGCGCTTCGCATGAGCAACGGCACCGTACTGATCAACATCAACAAGCAGGATTTGCTTTTCTCGGAGCAGTTCGCCTGTCTCAACTGCAACATCAGCTACGAGGAACCGACGCCGCGCCTGTTTTCCTTCAATTCGCCGTTCGGCGCCTGCAAGGTCTGCAGCGGCCTCGGGCAGAAGATGGAGATCGCGCCGGAGCTGGTGGTGCCCAGCCCGAGCCTGTCCATTTCCGAGGGGGCTATTCATCCGTGGGGCGGGGCGGAAATGGCCAACTGGTATCGCTACCAGCTGCGCGGCCTGGCCAACCACTACGGTTTCAAGTTCTCGACACCCTTCTACAAGCTGCCCAAAGAAGTCCGGGAGGTCATTCTCTACGGCACCAGGGGCAAAGACATCAAGATGGAGTACGAACACGCGTCGGCGCGCGGGAGAGCATCGGGTGTCTACGAGGCGCCGTTCGAGGGCGTGATCCCGAACCTAGAGCGCCGCTACAAGCAGACCGAATCGAGCGGCGTGCGCCAGTGGATTGAGAACTACATGTCGGTCAGCCCCTGCCCGGCCTGCAAGGGGGCGCGGCTTCGACCGGAAGCGCTGGCGGTCGTTATAGACCGCGAAACGATTGACTCGGTCACCGATATGTCGATTCGCAAGGCGACCGCGTTCTTCAAGAACATCAAGTTGAGTTCGCGCCAGCAGACTATCGGCCGCCAGATTCTCAAGGAGATTCGCGAGCGGCTAGGGTTCTTGTGCGATGTCGGCCTTGATTATCTCACGCTCAATCGAGCGGCTGCGACTCTCTCCGGCGGCGAGGCCCAGCGGATTCGCCTGGCGACTCAAATCGGTTCGCGCCTGGTCGGGGTGATGTATATCCTCGATGAGCCGTCGATTGGCCTGCACCAACGCGACAACGGCAAGCTGCTCAACATGCTGACCGAGCTGCGCGATATCGGCAACACCGTGCTGGTAGTCGAACATGACCGCGAGACTATCGAACGAGCCGACTACGTGGTCGATCTCGGTCCCGGAGCCGGGATCCACGGCGGAACCGTTGTGGCGTCGGGGACGCCCGCCGAGATCAAAGCCAGCCGAAAGTCTATTACCGGTCAGTATCTATCGGGAACCCGGTCCATTGCGACGCCAAAACAGCGACGCGAACCTAACGGCAAAGTGATAACACTTACCGGCGCGAGCGGCAATAACCTGAAGAAGATCACGGTCGATGTACCGATGGGCGTGCTGGTGGCGGTGACCGGAGTTTCCGGCTCAGGCAAGTCAAGCCTGATCAATGAGACGCTTTACGCAATCCTGTCGAAGCACTTCTACGGTAGCCGCCAGGCGCCGCTGCCGTATTCATCGGTCGCCGGCCTCGAACATATCGACAAGGTCATCGATATCGACCAATCGCCTATCGGCCGCACGCCGCGT
The genomic region above belongs to Candidatus Zixiibacteriota bacterium and contains:
- a CDS encoding DUF2339 domain-containing protein; its protein translation is MESQDDHNIHDRVAALERELAEIRQLLRRIVPDAAPPAPPPPSPAETTSTPRQITPIPGPARKGFELPEHMRRSEYWLSRVGIGLLLFGLAFLFKYSIDQGWLTPPVRHFIGIGLGVVLFVFGWRLYSQRRHLSRLLLGGSIATFYITDFSAFQLFELVSHPVAFALMVTVTALAFFIALKQDDAIFSLVGTLGGLGTPFMLYTGSANIPGLVVYTCLVIAGSTAVYFYRGWRLLLWLSAIGGWLVISISIDSVATVPEHAEPAARWALQFGVLFLWLGYSATPLLRRYLVVLKPNRWRAAELGIGDTVISETARRALDSHLHVFAVGSPLIGLLASVMTWPHLSDQTFGWITLAAAALYGFVSSYLRKLETLAFAAFTHAVCAALLLTISLSMLLDGNTLMLAWAGEALALHLLAQRLTDSKILAGAHVMSVIVGFWLMMHLLARDSERPVVFNRLAFSDLVVIFAGAAISYQFTSRQLKMIYGLAAHLALLAWLGRELSGLEDGTGYVTIAWGVYGAILLVTSLRLNSNALRWIALGTLLLVVAKLFLIDLSELETIWRVLLFMGFGAVFLLLSYYFPKLWKPK
- a CDS encoding purine-nucleoside phosphorylase, which produces MNNDGMQTWAEIHRKLDEAVRFITAKVTLKPQIGIILGTGLGTLVDGMKLEGAVEYEDIPHFPTSTVESHHGRLLFGRLRGKDVVCMQGRFHYYEGYSFRQIAFPIRVMKQLGIHSLIASNAAGGLNPKYREGDIMMITDHVNFLPGNPLIGDNDDKWGLRFPDCFEVYDRNYIKMARELALEQKLRLQEGVYIAVSGPNLETGAEYRMFRILGGDAVGMSTVPEVMAAHHQGTKVLAFSIITDMGLADNMHPCSIESVLKVAAEAEPKLRALIAGCVERM
- a CDS encoding DivIVA domain-containing protein, with amino-acid sequence MDLSPNDIRGYEFRSQMRGYDKAEVDGFINQVAAALDELKQQNLRLTIEAESLRSQLAGLKQFEDTIKNAAIDARRNADLTMANAKQEAAMLITKAKQDAESIVVNRTREISEIETRITRLGLTKKSYLSKIRSLIQSHLDLINEIDSGDVARPEHDEQVKVTDSTDIATEKKEAVAPQTTDIVAAAPAAAVPVAEETDNGTSGRVDEHLAAKLKDAIQDDSISQSVGETIDPELAVALETYKRVAARKAMEQAVPVTPPAPPTPALGTVVETNLVAEDIPAGFIAKDGDIEDERSTDKVVVAKGKAAAVTEPNPRGGFGPSDSTKLPLSPDRLADELDEVAARFEEEMNRAAKN
- a CDS encoding YggS family pyridoxal phosphate-dependent enzyme, which translates into the protein MKDLIRNNLMELRGKIAEACELYGRDTDDITIVAVTKTWPASVIQTTVALGLHDIGESRIQDAEPKITECGPIARFHLVGHLQGNKVRKAVMLFDVIQSIDSLKLAEEINRRAEEFGRIIECLVQVNSSGEESKSGVAPESALELIRQVSALPAIKLTGLMTIGPLTDNQDRIRETFRACRELFKRGQDIVGGGFDTLSMGMTDDYPLAIAEGSTMIRVGTALFGAREG
- a CDS encoding ferritin family protein, producing MTPVSKDILNALTTGINSEIASYVFYLEASKKKISADIRPVLEELALEEKRHFQILERQHHSLIKSEQWISLADVLKSKELPEINEEMSAAHRQLVDEVRKTTTIKGVLDIAYRLEVDAYELFIGQEKKAASDEGRKMFAELARFEQGHMRKIDEMRRRYA